A section of the Saccharopolyspora gregorii genome encodes:
- a CDS encoding response regulator transcription factor, which translates to MTTVLICDDRRSVREGLTRVMSAVPGVSRIDCVAHGDELLARFARQAVDVVLVGTQRAVPNGVEATRRLVSAHPQANVIVFGAPDDAGSIAAAIAGGARGYLRWDASRPELVAALAHTLASTSVPAPRQPSDPGVQLTERELQVLRGMSQGKSNGQIGRELYLSEDTVKTHARRLFRKLGVRDRAQAVAHGFRRGLVA; encoded by the coding sequence GTGACGACGGTCCTGATCTGCGATGACCGACGCAGCGTCCGGGAAGGGCTCACTCGCGTGATGTCTGCTGTCCCAGGAGTGAGCCGGATTGATTGCGTAGCACACGGTGACGAGCTGCTCGCGCGCTTCGCGCGGCAAGCGGTGGACGTCGTGCTGGTCGGCACCCAACGCGCGGTGCCGAACGGTGTCGAGGCCACCAGGCGGCTCGTCTCCGCCCACCCCCAGGCCAACGTGATCGTCTTCGGTGCGCCGGACGACGCGGGCAGCATCGCGGCGGCCATCGCCGGCGGTGCGCGCGGATACCTGCGCTGGGACGCCTCGCGGCCGGAGCTGGTCGCCGCGCTGGCGCACACCTTGGCCAGCACGTCCGTCCCCGCGCCGCGGCAGCCGTCCGATCCGGGCGTGCAGCTCACCGAACGCGAGCTGCAAGTGCTGCGGGGGATGAGCCAGGGGAAGAGCAACGGCCAGATCGGCCGCGAGCTCTACCTGTCCGAGGACACCGTCAAGACCCATGCCCGTCGGCTCTTCCGGAAGCTCGGAGTGCGCGATCGGGCACAGGCGGTGGCGCACGGGTTCAGACGAGGGCTGGTCGCCTGA
- a CDS encoding WhiB family transcriptional regulator — MADTRRLPGPNADIWDWQIKGSCRGMDSAYFFHPDGERGPARARRESKAKEVCQHCPVLDQCRRHALAVQEPYGIWGGLSESEREVIIKTRKRRVAALAG; from the coding sequence ATGGCCGACACTCGACGTCTTCCAGGCCCGAACGCGGACATCTGGGACTGGCAGATCAAGGGTTCGTGTCGCGGGATGGACAGCGCGTACTTCTTCCATCCCGACGGCGAACGCGGCCCGGCACGGGCGCGGCGTGAGTCGAAGGCGAAAGAGGTGTGCCAGCACTGCCCGGTTCTGGACCAGTGCCGCCGGCACGCGCTGGCCGTGCAGGAGCCCTACGGGATCTGGGGTGGGCTTTCGGAGTCCGAGCGCGAAGTGATCATCAAGACCCGCAAGCGCCGGGTGGCCGCACTGGCCGGTTGA
- a CDS encoding sigma-70 family RNA polymerase sigma factor, translating into MSNVGDGLDALVGAAVDGDRQSIERLLAEIRPLVVRYCRARVGRNERSFASADDVAQEVCLAVLTALPSYRDQGRPFLAFVYGIAAHKVADAHRASARNRSEPVADVPDTPESEAGPEQRAMQGELSGRMAQLLRVLPAKQREILLLRVVVGLSAEETAEAVGSTPGAVRVAQHRALARLRKTLSAEEVV; encoded by the coding sequence ATGAGCAACGTGGGGGACGGGCTGGACGCACTTGTAGGCGCCGCCGTCGACGGCGATCGTCAGTCGATCGAGCGCTTGCTGGCCGAAATCCGTCCTTTGGTGGTGCGGTATTGCCGCGCCAGGGTAGGACGAAACGAACGGTCGTTCGCTTCGGCGGACGACGTCGCCCAGGAAGTGTGCCTCGCCGTGCTGACGGCGTTGCCCAGCTACCGGGATCAGGGTCGTCCGTTCCTGGCGTTCGTGTACGGCATCGCCGCGCACAAGGTGGCTGATGCTCATCGGGCGTCGGCCCGCAACCGCTCCGAGCCGGTGGCGGACGTTCCGGACACCCCGGAATCCGAGGCTGGACCGGAGCAGCGGGCCATGCAAGGTGAGCTTTCGGGCAGGATGGCGCAGCTGTTGCGCGTCCTCCCGGCCAAGCAGCGGGAGATCCTGCTGCTCCGGGTGGTCGTCGGGTTGTCCGCGGAGGAAACGGCCGAAGCGGTCGGTTCGACTCCGGGAGCGGTGCGAGTGGCACAGCACCGCGCACTGGCCCGGCTGCGCAAGACGCTGTCCGCGGAGGAGGTGGTCTGA
- a CDS encoding MerR family transcriptional regulator, with amino-acid sequence MREEPLSGQHGAARAVDPRLADHPDGPALAGGAAGTGEDRNGAHRKIAEAGADRAAGEGGRHRRDPEPTARQDEDPGTTAEDRSGTSGGADADGAPDDRPDAELATGLLGAAEPSGAAEPEEPRLSVAAVARRLGVAPATLRTWDRRYGLGPTDHATGRHRRYGPEDVARLEQMQRALLRGASPAEAARYALAATPPLPRHEDGAAAPAAPATAEPVLISGVLDPLDEEPVASAANPGGRGLRLTGAGPRARGLGRAVLALDAWHQQRLLAESIEHHGVLATWSEVLSPVLTAVTERWQHTGTGVEALRLLADSASTALRAVLATAPEPRNPRPVLLAPVPGEQQELELVALAAELAARGVGIRLFGAGLPPEGLNAAVRRAAPSVVVLWSEQPHYAAPALLAGLPGTRQRARVFAAGSGWAPGRLPGHAETVSNLAEAAEGVVRVVLD; translated from the coding sequence ATGCGGGAGGAACCCCTGTCCGGGCAGCACGGCGCCGCCCGGGCGGTTGATCCACGACTTGCCGACCACCCGGACGGCCCGGCGCTCGCCGGTGGCGCCGCAGGCACCGGCGAAGATCGGAACGGCGCCCACCGCAAGATCGCGGAGGCGGGCGCGGACCGAGCCGCCGGCGAGGGCGGCAGGCACCGCCGCGATCCGGAGCCGACGGCCCGGCAGGACGAGGATCCGGGCACCACCGCCGAAGACCGGTCGGGAACGTCGGGAGGAGCGGACGCGGACGGCGCACCGGACGACCGGCCGGACGCCGAGCTCGCCACCGGACTGCTCGGCGCGGCAGAACCGTCCGGCGCCGCCGAGCCGGAGGAGCCCCGCCTCTCCGTCGCGGCCGTCGCCCGCAGGCTCGGCGTCGCGCCCGCGACCCTGCGCACCTGGGACCGCCGCTACGGGCTGGGCCCCACCGACCACGCCACCGGGCGCCACCGCCGCTACGGGCCCGAGGACGTCGCCCGGCTGGAGCAGATGCAGCGAGCCCTGCTCCGCGGCGCGTCCCCGGCTGAAGCCGCCCGCTACGCGCTCGCCGCGACCCCGCCGCTGCCCCGGCACGAGGACGGCGCGGCGGCGCCCGCCGCCCCCGCGACCGCCGAACCCGTCCTCATCTCCGGCGTGCTCGACCCGCTGGACGAGGAACCCGTCGCGTCCGCCGCCAACCCGGGCGGGCGGGGTCTGCGCCTGACCGGTGCCGGGCCGCGCGCCCGGGGGCTGGGGCGGGCGGTCCTCGCGCTGGACGCCTGGCACCAGCAGCGCCTGCTCGCCGAGTCGATCGAGCACCACGGCGTGCTCGCCACCTGGTCCGAGGTGCTGTCGCCGGTGCTGACCGCGGTGACCGAGCGCTGGCAGCACACCGGGACCGGGGTGGAAGCGCTGCGGCTGCTCGCCGACAGCGCGTCGACCGCGTTACGCGCGGTGCTGGCCACCGCTCCCGAACCGCGCAACCCGCGCCCGGTGCTGCTCGCGCCGGTGCCGGGGGAGCAGCAGGAGCTGGAGCTGGTCGCGCTGGCCGCCGAACTGGCCGCCCGCGGCGTGGGGATCCGGTTGTTCGGCGCGGGCCTGCCGCCGGAGGGCTTGAACGCCGCGGTGCGCCGGGCGGCGCCGTCGGTGGTGGTGCTCTGGTCGGAGCAGCCGCACTACGCGGCGCCCGCACTGCTCGCCGGCTTGCCCGGAACGCGCCAGCGGGCCCGGGTGTTCGCCGCCGGATCGGGCTGGGCGCCGGGCCGGTTGCCGGGGCATGCGGAGACGGTCTCGAACCTCGCGGAGGCCGCGGAAGGCGTCGTTCGCGTCGTGCTCGATTGA
- the groES gene encoding co-chaperone GroES yields MASIKPLEDKIVVQASEAETTTASGIVIPDTAKEKPQEGKVLAVGPGRVDDKGNRVPVDVQEGDVVIYSKYGGTEVKYNGEEYLILSARDVLAVVN; encoded by the coding sequence GTGGCGAGCATCAAGCCGCTTGAGGACAAGATCGTTGTCCAGGCGAGCGAAGCCGAGACGACCACTGCGTCCGGCATCGTGATCCCGGACACCGCCAAGGAGAAGCCCCAGGAGGGCAAGGTCCTGGCCGTCGGCCCGGGTCGCGTCGACGACAAGGGCAACCGCGTCCCCGTCGACGTGCAGGAAGGTGACGTCGTCATCTACTCCAAGTACGGCGGCACCGAGGTCAAGTACAACGGCGAGGAGTACCTGATCCTCTCCGCCCGCGACGTGCTGGCCGTCGTCAACTGA
- a CDS encoding DUF5319 domain-containing protein, with amino-acid sequence MPGVPHDPLPPDPFAGDPDDPSRALDDQEPEFGPPLGEDERAELLSDLTDLAVYQALLEPRGVRGIVVDCTDCGEPHYHDWELLRSSLEQLLHDGRMRPHEPAFAPDPSEYMSWEYCRGFADGVTETENENTR; translated from the coding sequence GTGCCGGGCGTGCCGCACGATCCGCTGCCCCCAGACCCGTTCGCGGGCGACCCGGACGACCCGAGCAGAGCGCTCGACGACCAGGAGCCCGAGTTCGGCCCGCCGCTGGGCGAGGACGAACGGGCCGAGCTCCTCTCCGACCTCACCGACCTGGCCGTCTACCAGGCGTTGCTGGAACCGCGCGGTGTCCGCGGCATCGTCGTGGACTGCACCGACTGCGGTGAACCGCACTACCACGACTGGGAACTGCTGCGCTCCAGCCTGGAGCAGCTGCTGCACGACGGTCGGATGCGCCCGCACGAGCCCGCGTTCGCCCCGGACCCCAGCGAGTACATGAGCTGGGAGTACTGCCGCGGCTTCGCCGACGGCGTCACCGAGACGGAGAACGAGAACACCCGCTGA
- the groL gene encoding chaperonin GroEL (60 kDa chaperone family; promotes refolding of misfolded polypeptides especially under stressful conditions; forms two stacked rings of heptamers to form a barrel-shaped 14mer; ends can be capped by GroES; misfolded proteins enter the barrel where they are refolded when GroES binds) produces MAKQISFDEQARRALERGVNQLADAVKVTLGPRGRHVVLDKQFGGPQVTNDGVTIAREIELDDPYENLGAQLAKNVATKTNDVAGDGTTTATVLAQALVKEGLRNLAAGANPASLGKGIQAATDAVVEALKAKATPVKGRDNIAQIATVSSRDENIGALVGEAMEKVGEDGVISIEESSTLATELEVTEGVQFDKGFVSPYFVTDAERQEAVLEDTQILLHRDKISNIQDLLPLLEKVAQNGKPLLIIAEDVEGEALSTLVVNAIRKTFRVVAVKAPYFGDRRKAFLDDLAAVTGAQVIAPEVGLKLSEAGPEVLGSARRVTVTKDDTILVDGHGSKDDVQARVEQIRKEIEASDSDWDREKLQERLAKLAGGVAVIKVGAATETELKERKSRIEDAVAASKAAAEEGSVPGGGSSLIHASKALEGDLGLTGDEATGVRLVRKALEAPLFWIASNAGQEGAVVVSKVRDLDWGAGYNAADLTFGDLIEPGIVDPLKVTRSAVANAASIARMVLTTESAVVEKPEEEAEQAAGHGHGHSH; encoded by the coding sequence ATGGCTAAGCAGATCAGCTTCGACGAGCAGGCGCGCCGCGCGCTGGAGCGCGGTGTCAACCAGCTCGCCGACGCCGTGAAGGTGACCCTCGGGCCGCGCGGCAGGCACGTGGTGCTGGACAAGCAGTTCGGCGGCCCGCAGGTGACCAACGACGGCGTCACCATCGCGCGCGAGATCGAGCTCGACGACCCGTACGAGAACCTCGGCGCCCAGCTCGCCAAGAACGTCGCCACCAAGACCAACGACGTCGCGGGCGACGGCACCACCACCGCCACCGTGCTGGCCCAGGCCCTGGTCAAGGAAGGCCTGCGCAACCTGGCCGCCGGCGCCAACCCTGCCTCGCTGGGCAAGGGCATCCAGGCCGCCACCGACGCGGTCGTCGAGGCGCTCAAGGCCAAGGCCACCCCGGTCAAGGGCCGCGACAACATCGCCCAGATCGCCACCGTCTCCTCCCGCGACGAGAACATCGGCGCGCTGGTCGGCGAGGCGATGGAGAAGGTCGGCGAGGACGGCGTGATCAGCATCGAGGAGTCCTCGACGCTGGCCACCGAGCTGGAGGTCACCGAGGGCGTCCAGTTCGACAAGGGCTTCGTCTCCCCGTACTTCGTCACCGACGCGGAGCGGCAGGAAGCGGTCCTCGAGGACACCCAGATCCTGCTGCACCGGGACAAGATCTCGAACATCCAGGACCTGCTGCCGCTGCTGGAGAAGGTCGCCCAGAACGGCAAGCCGCTGCTGATCATCGCCGAGGACGTCGAGGGCGAGGCGCTGTCCACCCTGGTCGTCAACGCGATCCGCAAGACCTTCCGGGTCGTCGCGGTCAAGGCCCCCTACTTCGGCGACCGCCGCAAGGCGTTCCTGGACGACCTCGCCGCCGTCACCGGTGCGCAGGTCATCGCCCCCGAGGTCGGGCTCAAGCTCTCCGAGGCCGGCCCCGAGGTCCTGGGCAGCGCCCGCCGCGTCACCGTCACCAAGGACGACACCATCCTCGTCGACGGCCACGGCAGCAAGGACGACGTGCAGGCCCGCGTCGAGCAGATCCGCAAGGAGATCGAGGCCAGCGACTCCGACTGGGACCGCGAGAAGCTGCAGGAGCGGCTCGCCAAGCTCGCCGGCGGCGTCGCCGTGATCAAGGTCGGCGCGGCCACCGAGACCGAGCTCAAGGAGCGCAAGTCCCGCATCGAGGACGCCGTCGCGGCGTCCAAGGCGGCGGCCGAGGAGGGCAGCGTCCCCGGCGGCGGTTCCAGCCTCATCCACGCGTCCAAGGCGCTGGAGGGCGACCTCGGCCTCACCGGTGACGAGGCCACCGGCGTGCGGCTCGTCCGCAAGGCGCTCGAAGCCCCGCTGTTCTGGATCGCCAGCAACGCGGGCCAGGAAGGTGCCGTCGTCGTCTCCAAGGTCCGCGACCTCGACTGGGGCGCCGGCTACAACGCCGCCGACCTCACCTTCGGCGACCTGATCGAGCCGGGCATCGTCGACCCGCTGAAGGTCACCCGCTCCGCGGTCGCCAACGCGGCCTCCATCGCGCGCATGGTGCTGACCACCGAGAGCGCCGTGGTGGAGAAGCCGGAGGAGGAAGCGGAGCAGGCCGCGGGCCACGGCCACGGCCACTCCCACTGA
- a CDS encoding SanA/YdcF family protein has product MVLAALPSWWVLARSRGRVRTVADVPAAEVALVLGAGVRRDGLPSRILQGRLAVAVELHRAGRVRWILVSGSPHSRGYSEPVVMRDFLLRQGISERAVVMDESGVDTWASCRGAVADFGLPAVTVVTSKFHLRRSIALCRRAGMDAYGVGHDAAADGLRRVSARGARREFLAVAKAFWFSR; this is encoded by the coding sequence GTGGTGCTGGCCGCGCTGCCGTCGTGGTGGGTGCTGGCGCGCAGCCGCGGCCGGGTGCGGACGGTGGCCGACGTGCCCGCCGCCGAGGTCGCGCTGGTGCTGGGCGCCGGGGTGCGCCGCGACGGGCTGCCGAGCCGGATCCTGCAGGGCAGGCTCGCCGTCGCGGTGGAGCTGCACCGGGCGGGCCGGGTGCGGTGGATCCTGGTCAGCGGCAGCCCGCACTCCCGCGGGTACAGCGAACCGGTCGTGATGCGGGACTTCCTGCTGCGCCAGGGGATTTCGGAGCGGGCGGTGGTGATGGACGAGTCCGGTGTCGACACCTGGGCGTCCTGCCGCGGCGCGGTCGCGGACTTCGGGCTGCCCGCGGTGACCGTGGTGACCTCGAAGTTCCACCTGCGCCGGTCGATCGCGCTGTGCCGCCGGGCCGGGATGGACGCGTACGGGGTGGGGCACGACGCGGCGGCGGACGGGTTGCGCCGGGTGTCGGCGCGGGGTGCGCGGCGCGAGTTCCTGGCCGTGGCGAAGGCGTTCTGGTTCAGCCGGTGA
- a CDS encoding alkaline phosphatase D family protein, with amino-acid sequence MPDPTTSRSVSRRAVLLGGAAALGGTALAGTALAGPLPLRGAGTGRPLRDPFTLGVASGDPVPDGVVLWTRLAPDPTADDGRGGMPDKVVDVQWEVAEDERFSRVVRRGQAQAAPELGHSVHVELDGLRPGAEYHYRFRADGAVSRTGFTRTAPAPGSLDPLTMCFASCAHFGQGHFTAYRRMAEDQPGLILHLGDYQYEYAAEDDDVRRVLGPETRTLANYRQRHAQYKTDADLQLAHATAPWIVVWDDHETENNWAGDVPETPDEHFLDRRAAAFQAYYENMPLRSSAKPVGADMRLYRRLGWGGLATFHMLDTRQYRDDQPCDDAGNVDCAERLEPDRTITGAEQERWLLDGLATSQARWDVLGQQVFFSRLDNDVDEGVAFSTDSWAGYVANRDRIAAGLAQARNAVVLTGDVHRHWAAEVQAAHEDPDSAVVGTELVTTSITSGGDGDDDPKSAVLAENPHIKFHRNRRGYVRTRFGADELRADFRTVPHVTEPGGAASTARSFTVADGEPRLHEA; translated from the coding sequence ATGCCCGACCCCACCACATCCCGATCCGTGTCCCGGCGCGCCGTGCTGCTCGGCGGCGCGGCCGCGCTGGGCGGCACCGCGCTCGCCGGAACCGCCCTCGCCGGACCGCTCCCGCTGCGCGGCGCGGGCACCGGACGCCCGCTCCGCGACCCGTTCACCCTCGGCGTCGCCTCCGGCGACCCGGTGCCGGACGGCGTCGTGCTCTGGACCAGGCTCGCCCCCGACCCGACCGCCGACGACGGCCGCGGCGGCATGCCCGACAAGGTCGTCGACGTGCAGTGGGAGGTCGCCGAGGACGAGCGGTTCAGCCGCGTCGTGCGGCGCGGCCAGGCCCAGGCCGCACCGGAGCTCGGCCACAGCGTGCACGTCGAGCTCGACGGCCTGCGGCCCGGCGCCGAGTACCACTACCGGTTCCGCGCCGACGGCGCCGTGTCCCGCACCGGCTTCACCCGCACCGCCCCCGCGCCCGGCTCGCTCGACCCGCTGACCATGTGCTTCGCGTCCTGTGCGCACTTCGGCCAGGGCCACTTCACCGCCTACCGGCGGATGGCCGAGGACCAGCCCGGGCTGATCCTGCACCTCGGCGACTACCAGTACGAGTACGCCGCCGAGGACGACGACGTGCGGCGGGTGCTCGGGCCGGAGACCCGCACGCTGGCGAACTACCGGCAGCGGCACGCCCAGTACAAGACCGACGCCGACCTGCAGCTCGCGCACGCCACCGCGCCGTGGATCGTCGTGTGGGACGACCACGAGACCGAGAACAACTGGGCCGGGGACGTGCCGGAGACGCCCGACGAGCACTTCCTCGACCGGCGCGCCGCCGCGTTCCAGGCGTACTACGAGAACATGCCGCTGCGCTCCTCGGCCAAGCCCGTCGGCGCCGACATGCGGCTGTACCGCCGGTTGGGCTGGGGCGGGCTGGCCACGTTCCACATGCTCGACACCCGCCAGTACCGCGACGACCAGCCCTGCGACGACGCCGGGAACGTGGACTGCGCGGAGCGGCTGGAACCGGACCGCACGATCACCGGCGCCGAGCAGGAGCGCTGGCTGCTGGACGGGCTCGCCACCTCGCAGGCGCGCTGGGACGTGCTGGGGCAGCAGGTGTTCTTCTCCCGGCTGGACAACGACGTGGACGAGGGCGTCGCGTTCAGCACCGACTCGTGGGCGGGGTACGTGGCGAACCGGGACCGGATCGCCGCGGGGCTCGCGCAGGCGCGCAACGCGGTGGTGCTGACCGGCGACGTGCACCGGCACTGGGCCGCGGAGGTGCAGGCCGCGCACGAGGACCCGGACTCGGCGGTCGTCGGCACCGAGCTGGTCACCACCTCGATCACCAGCGGCGGCGACGGGGACGACGACCCGAAGTCGGCGGTGCTGGCGGAGAACCCGCACATCAAGTTCCACCGGAACCGCCGCGGCTACGTGCGCACCCGGTTCGGCGCGGACGAGCTGCGGGCGGACTTCCGGACGGTGCCGCACGTGACGGAACCGGGCGGTGCGGCGAGCACCGCGCGGAGCTTCACCGTCGCCGACGGCGAGCCGCGGCTGCACGAGGCCTGA
- a CDS encoding BKACE family enzyme, giving the protein MNEEVIITAALTGAGDTVGRSEHVPVTPEQIAESAVQAADAGAAVVHIHVRDVETGQGSREVPLYREVVRRIRESGVDVVINLTAGMGGDLVIDPDDPLKPVDGTDLVNGLDRLPHVEELLPDICTMDCGSLNFGEGSQLYISTPDMLRAGAKRIQELGVKPELEIFDTGQLWFATKLIDEGLIDPPPLFQLCTGIPYGAPADPGVLQAMVNMLPEGANWASFAIGRNQLPWVAQSALLGGQVRVGLEDNLYLSKGVKATNAQLVERAVTIIEGMGARIATPDQARAKLGLKRRTS; this is encoded by the coding sequence ATGAACGAGGAAGTGATCATCACCGCCGCGTTGACGGGAGCGGGCGACACCGTCGGCCGCAGCGAACACGTACCGGTGACCCCCGAGCAGATCGCCGAGTCCGCCGTGCAGGCCGCCGACGCGGGCGCCGCCGTGGTGCACATCCACGTGCGCGACGTCGAGACCGGCCAGGGCTCCCGCGAGGTCCCGCTCTACCGCGAGGTCGTGCGCCGCATCCGCGAGTCCGGTGTGGACGTCGTCATCAACCTGACCGCCGGGATGGGCGGCGACCTGGTGATCGATCCGGACGACCCGCTCAAGCCCGTCGACGGCACCGACCTGGTCAACGGCCTGGACCGGCTGCCGCACGTCGAGGAGCTGCTGCCGGACATCTGCACCATGGACTGCGGTTCGCTGAACTTCGGCGAGGGCAGCCAGCTCTACATCAGCACGCCCGACATGCTGCGGGCCGGCGCGAAGCGCATCCAGGAGCTCGGTGTGAAGCCCGAGCTGGAGATCTTCGACACCGGGCAGCTCTGGTTCGCCACCAAGCTCATCGACGAAGGCCTCATCGACCCGCCGCCGCTGTTCCAGCTGTGCACCGGCATCCCGTACGGCGCCCCCGCCGACCCCGGCGTGCTGCAGGCGATGGTGAACATGCTGCCGGAGGGCGCCAACTGGGCGAGCTTCGCGATCGGCCGCAACCAGCTGCCGTGGGTGGCGCAATCCGCGCTGCTCGGCGGCCAGGTCCGCGTCGGGCTGGAGGACAACCTCTACCTGAGCAAGGGCGTGAAGGCCACCAACGCGCAGCTCGTCGAGCGCGCCGTGACGATCATCGAGGGCATGGGCGCGCGGATCGCCACCCCCGACCAGGCGCGCGCGAAGCTCGGCCTGAAGCGGCGGACCTCCTGA
- a CDS encoding anti-sigma-D factor RsdA: MPAAGEGAELIDNRESDSATPAASGSHTAEISDGPEGDAGDHPTVHSAHSATPGESAERTGESGSADEADEQRTIRAARPEDEVAAEPAGTSAAEPGATVLDFRRRPLLTDADTEQATAAGLIDADEVGSEPLNLSELQADDALLDALGGTNPNVPAESADTAPALESLLVAWRREVDAAPIGDLVDTDAAVAAIAAGSRPRRKSRRRHLVPVASAAAVLMIGFTGVGLAARDAMPGDMLWGVAQVLYSDHSQEAAAAQKAQSQLDEAESLWNSGNYSDAKVSLQLAHETMQNAGAHLKELEARHQVLENRFQQPHLPGGSTSESSSSSHPTSTTTVEPPPPSNPQLPPPDWPTPTSPSTPSSSQEPTEPTTEPSETSGSSDLPSSGNPEDSTSAPHNGGGLFPSPN; encoded by the coding sequence GTGCCCGCCGCTGGCGAGGGAGCCGAGCTGATCGACAATCGAGAGTCCGACTCCGCCACCCCGGCGGCGTCCGGGTCGCACACCGCCGAGATCTCCGACGGTCCGGAAGGGGACGCCGGGGACCACCCTACCGTCCATTCGGCCCATTCGGCCACGCCTGGCGAATCCGCTGAACGGACCGGCGAGTCCGGTTCCGCGGACGAGGCGGACGAGCAGCGCACGATCCGGGCGGCGCGCCCCGAGGACGAGGTCGCGGCCGAACCGGCGGGCACCTCGGCCGCGGAGCCCGGTGCCACGGTGCTGGACTTCCGGCGACGCCCCCTGCTCACCGACGCCGACACCGAGCAGGCGACGGCCGCGGGCCTGATCGACGCCGACGAGGTCGGTTCGGAACCGCTGAACCTCTCCGAACTGCAGGCCGACGACGCGCTGCTCGACGCGCTCGGCGGCACCAATCCGAACGTGCCCGCGGAGTCCGCCGACACCGCGCCCGCGCTGGAATCCTTGCTGGTCGCGTGGCGGCGGGAGGTGGACGCGGCGCCGATCGGCGACCTGGTGGACACCGATGCCGCGGTCGCCGCGATCGCCGCGGGCAGCAGGCCGCGCCGCAAGTCCCGCCGCAGGCACCTGGTCCCGGTGGCCTCGGCCGCCGCGGTGTTGATGATCGGGTTCACCGGGGTCGGCCTCGCCGCCCGGGACGCGATGCCCGGCGACATGCTGTGGGGCGTGGCGCAGGTGCTCTACAGCGATCACTCCCAGGAGGCCGCGGCCGCCCAGAAGGCGCAGTCGCAGCTCGACGAGGCGGAAAGCCTGTGGAACTCGGGCAACTACAGCGACGCGAAGGTGTCCCTGCAGTTGGCGCACGAGACGATGCAGAACGCCGGTGCCCATCTCAAGGAACTGGAGGCGCGGCACCAGGTGCTGGAGAACCGCTTCCAGCAGCCGCACCTGCCGGGCGGATCCACTTCGGAGTCCTCGTCGAGTTCGCACCCGACGTCGACGACGACCGTCGAGCCGCCCCCGCCGTCGAACCCGCAGCTGCCGCCGCCGGACTGGCCGACGCCGACCTCGCCGAGCACGCCGAGCTCCTCGCAGGAGCCGACCGAGCCGACGACGGAGCCGAGCGAAACCAGCGGCAGCTCCGACCTGCCGTCCAGCGGGAATCCCGAGGACTCAACCTCGGCGCCGCACAACGGCGGCGGGCTGTTCCCCTCGCCCAACTGA